A genomic window from Passer domesticus isolate bPasDom1 chromosome Z, bPasDom1.hap1, whole genome shotgun sequence includes:
- the PRLR gene encoding prolactin receptor isoform X3: protein MATNEIGSNSSDPQHVDVTSIVQPDAPVNLSLETNTSANLSYLWAKWSPPPLADASSNSHVYHYELRLKPEEKEEWETVSVGMQTHYEMSSLKAGVKYIVQVRCMLDLGEWSEWSSERSIQIPKERLPPEKPIIIKCRSPEKETFTCWWKPASDGGLLTKHTLLYSKEGEEKVYECPDYKTAGPNSCYFDKKHTSFWTIYNITVRATNEMGSNVSDPHYVDVTYIVQPDPPVNITLELKKSIKRKPYLVLTWSPPPLADVRSGWLTLEYELRQKPEEGEEWETIFVGQQTQYKMFSLNPGKRYIVQIHCKPDHHGLWSEWSPEMYIEIPTDFRVKDMVVWIIVGVLSSLICLIMSWIMIMKGYRMMAFILPPVPGPKIKGIDTHLLETGKSEELLSALGCHGFPPTSDCEELLIEYLEVEDSEDQQLMPSHDTPSKNTKIILKETDSDSGRGSCDSPSLLPVKCRESRSLPSTLQTQDVRAKEKKGGKGSWDTQCATLPCESIKSCTWLAAQLPSNQAAMFAYHSTVEAFKITLNTTNVNTSPILVGNEENRQSLYPIAETAYDDLEKISEMEYSKTDQTTVQVRQNEHSNKSPFLNPKLMDYVEVHKVRQDEEPTLLLKHKENSGKTKKCTVTGTSKEYTKVSTVVDHHILVLLPDQRSQNTPVSQEPVAETPQNPQQSQAEKNTNYSTTTPSDSRKDTSGSDYMDPSSFMPSFK, encoded by the exons AGATCCTCAGCATGTGGATGTAACTTCCATAG TTCAGCCAGATGCTCCTGTGAACCTCTCTCTAGAAACAAACACATCTGCTAACCTGTCATACCTTTGGGCAAAATGGTCTCCACCCCCATTAGCTGATGCCAGCTCTAATTCACATGTATATCACTATGAGCTACGACTAAAGcctgaggaaaaggaagagtGGGAG ACAGTATCTGTAGGAATGCAGACACACTATGAGATGAGCAGCCTGAAAGCTGGGGTGAAGTACATTGTTCAGGTGCGTTGCATGCTCGACCTCGGAGAATGGAGCGAGTGGAGCTCAGAAAGAAGCATTCAGATCCCCAAAG AACGGTTACCTCCTGAAAAGCCTATAATAATAAAGTGCCGTTCTcctgaaaaagaaacatttacTTGTTGGTGGAAACCTGCTTCAGATGGAGGACTCTTGACCAAACACACTTTGCTTTACAGCAAAGAGGG agaagaaaaagtttATGAATGTCCAGATTACAAAACTGCAGGCCCCAATTCGTGCTACTTCGATAAAAAGCACACCTCTTTCTGGACCATATACAATATTACTGTGAGGGCAACTAATGAAATGGGAAGTAATGTCTCTGATCCTCATTATGTGGATGTGACTTACATAG TACAGCCAGATCCTCCTGTGAATATAACTCTGGAATTAAAAAAGTCAATAAAGAGAAAACCATATCTGGTCCTGACATGGTCTCCACCCCCACTGGCTGATGTCAGATCTGGATGGCTTACCCTTGAATATGAATTGCGACAAAAGcctgaggaaggagaggaatgGGAG acTATTTTTGTTGGACAGCAAACACAATACAAAATGTTTAGTTTAAATCCTGGAAAGAGGTACATTGTACAGATTCACTGCAAACCAGACCATCATGGATTGTGGAGTGAGTGGAGCCCAGAAATGTATATTGAGATCCCTACTG ACTTCAGAGTAAAAGATATGGTTGTGTGGATCATCGTTGGTGTCCTGTCATCTCTTATATGTTTAATCATGAGCTGGATAATGATTATGAAAGGGTACAG aatgatggcctttatcCTGCCACCAGTTCCAGGACCAAAGATAAAAGGCATAGATACACATCTGCTGGAG ACAGGAAAATCTGAAGAATTACTAAGTGCTCTTGGTTGCCATGGTTTCCCTCCAACATCAGACTGTGAGGAACTACTGATAGAATATCTGGAGGTAGAGGACAGTGAGGATCAGCAGCTCATGCCAAGTCATGACACTcccagtaaaaatacaaaaattatacTCAAGGAAACAGACAGTGACTcaggcagagggagctgtgaTAGCCCTTCTCTCCTCCCTGTGAAGTGCAGGGAATCCCGCAGCCTTCCATCTACTCTTCAAACACAAGATGTAAGAGCTAAAGAGAAGAAGGGGGGGAAAGGGAGCTGGGACACTCAGTGTGCAACACTCCCTTGTGAGAGTATAAAGTCGTGCACATGGCTGGCAGCTCAGTTACCCAGTAATCAGGCTGCTATGTTTGCCTACCACAGCACTGTGGAGGCATTCAAGATAACACTGAACACCACAAATGTGAACACTTCACCAATTTTGGTGGGAAATGAAGAAAATCGTCAGTCGCTGTATCCTATTGCTGAAACTGCATATGATGACCTGGAAAAGATAAGCGAGATGGAGTATTCCAAAACTGACCAAACCACAGTGCAGGTCAGACAAAACGAACATAGTAACAAGTCACCTTTCCTGAATCCTAAACTAATGGACTATGTAGAAGTTCATAAAGTCAGACAAGATGAGGAGCCAACACTATTACTGAAACATAAAGAAAACAGTGGTAAGACCAAAAAATGCACTGTTACAGGAACCAGCAAAGAATACACCAAGGTCTCAACAGTTGTGGACCATCATATTTTAGTATTACTACCAGATCAGCGCAGCCAGAACACACCTGTATCTCAAGAACCTGTGGCAGAAACACctcagaaccctcagcagagtcaAGCTGAAAAGAATACAAACTACAGCACAACAACTCCAAGTGACTCCAGAAAAGACACCAGTGGATCAGACTACATGGATCCATCTTCCTTTATGCCCTCCTTTAAATAA
- the PRLR gene encoding prolactin receptor isoform X2 — protein MNSEEKIYECPDYLTSGPNSCYFDKNHTNPWTTYIITVMATNEIGSNSSDPQHVDVTSIVQPDAPVNLSLETNTSANLSYLWAKWSPPPLADASSNSHVYHYELRLKPEEKEEWETVSVGMQTHYEMSSLKAGVKYIVQVRCMLDLGEWSEWSSERSIQIPKERLPPEKPIIIKCRSPEKETFTCWWKPASDGGLLTKHTLLYSKEGEEKVYECPDYKTAGPNSCYFDKKHTSFWTIYNITVRATNEMGSNVSDPHYVDVTYIVQPDPPVNITLELKKSIKRKPYLVLTWSPPPLADVRSGWLTLEYELRQKPEEGEEWETIFVGQQTQYKMFSLNPGKRYIVQIHCKPDHHGLWSEWSPEMYIEIPTDFRVKDMVVWIIVGVLSSLICLIMSWIMIMKGYRMMAFILPPVPGPKIKGIDTHLLETGKSEELLSALGCHGFPPTSDCEELLIEYLEVEDSEDQQLMPSHDTPSKNTKIILKETDSDSGRGSCDSPSLLPVKCRESRSLPSTLQTQDVRAKEKKGGKGSWDTQCATLPCESIKSCTWLAAQLPSNQAAMFAYHSTVEAFKITLNTTNVNTSPILVGNEENRQSLYPIAETAYDDLEKISEMEYSKTDQTTVQVRQNEHSNKSPFLNPKLMDYVEVHKVRQDEEPTLLLKHKENSGKTKKCTVTGTSKEYTKVSTVVDHHILVLLPDQRSQNTPVSQEPVAETPQNPQQSQAEKNTNYSTTTPSDSRKDTSGSDYMDPSSFMPSFK, from the exons AGATCCTCAGCATGTGGATGTAACTTCCATAG TTCAGCCAGATGCTCCTGTGAACCTCTCTCTAGAAACAAACACATCTGCTAACCTGTCATACCTTTGGGCAAAATGGTCTCCACCCCCATTAGCTGATGCCAGCTCTAATTCACATGTATATCACTATGAGCTACGACTAAAGcctgaggaaaaggaagagtGGGAG ACAGTATCTGTAGGAATGCAGACACACTATGAGATGAGCAGCCTGAAAGCTGGGGTGAAGTACATTGTTCAGGTGCGTTGCATGCTCGACCTCGGAGAATGGAGCGAGTGGAGCTCAGAAAGAAGCATTCAGATCCCCAAAG AACGGTTACCTCCTGAAAAGCCTATAATAATAAAGTGCCGTTCTcctgaaaaagaaacatttacTTGTTGGTGGAAACCTGCTTCAGATGGAGGACTCTTGACCAAACACACTTTGCTTTACAGCAAAGAGGG agaagaaaaagtttATGAATGTCCAGATTACAAAACTGCAGGCCCCAATTCGTGCTACTTCGATAAAAAGCACACCTCTTTCTGGACCATATACAATATTACTGTGAGGGCAACTAATGAAATGGGAAGTAATGTCTCTGATCCTCATTATGTGGATGTGACTTACATAG TACAGCCAGATCCTCCTGTGAATATAACTCTGGAATTAAAAAAGTCAATAAAGAGAAAACCATATCTGGTCCTGACATGGTCTCCACCCCCACTGGCTGATGTCAGATCTGGATGGCTTACCCTTGAATATGAATTGCGACAAAAGcctgaggaaggagaggaatgGGAG acTATTTTTGTTGGACAGCAAACACAATACAAAATGTTTAGTTTAAATCCTGGAAAGAGGTACATTGTACAGATTCACTGCAAACCAGACCATCATGGATTGTGGAGTGAGTGGAGCCCAGAAATGTATATTGAGATCCCTACTG ACTTCAGAGTAAAAGATATGGTTGTGTGGATCATCGTTGGTGTCCTGTCATCTCTTATATGTTTAATCATGAGCTGGATAATGATTATGAAAGGGTACAG aatgatggcctttatcCTGCCACCAGTTCCAGGACCAAAGATAAAAGGCATAGATACACATCTGCTGGAG ACAGGAAAATCTGAAGAATTACTAAGTGCTCTTGGTTGCCATGGTTTCCCTCCAACATCAGACTGTGAGGAACTACTGATAGAATATCTGGAGGTAGAGGACAGTGAGGATCAGCAGCTCATGCCAAGTCATGACACTcccagtaaaaatacaaaaattatacTCAAGGAAACAGACAGTGACTcaggcagagggagctgtgaTAGCCCTTCTCTCCTCCCTGTGAAGTGCAGGGAATCCCGCAGCCTTCCATCTACTCTTCAAACACAAGATGTAAGAGCTAAAGAGAAGAAGGGGGGGAAAGGGAGCTGGGACACTCAGTGTGCAACACTCCCTTGTGAGAGTATAAAGTCGTGCACATGGCTGGCAGCTCAGTTACCCAGTAATCAGGCTGCTATGTTTGCCTACCACAGCACTGTGGAGGCATTCAAGATAACACTGAACACCACAAATGTGAACACTTCACCAATTTTGGTGGGAAATGAAGAAAATCGTCAGTCGCTGTATCCTATTGCTGAAACTGCATATGATGACCTGGAAAAGATAAGCGAGATGGAGTATTCCAAAACTGACCAAACCACAGTGCAGGTCAGACAAAACGAACATAGTAACAAGTCACCTTTCCTGAATCCTAAACTAATGGACTATGTAGAAGTTCATAAAGTCAGACAAGATGAGGAGCCAACACTATTACTGAAACATAAAGAAAACAGTGGTAAGACCAAAAAATGCACTGTTACAGGAACCAGCAAAGAATACACCAAGGTCTCAACAGTTGTGGACCATCATATTTTAGTATTACTACCAGATCAGCGCAGCCAGAACACACCTGTATCTCAAGAACCTGTGGCAGAAACACctcagaaccctcagcagagtcaAGCTGAAAAGAATACAAACTACAGCACAACAACTCCAAGTGACTCCAGAAAAGACACCAGTGGATCAGACTACATGGATCCATCTTCCTTTATGCCCTCCTTTAAATAA